In Miscanthus floridulus cultivar M001 chromosome 8, ASM1932011v1, whole genome shotgun sequence, the sequence GTTTGCATCCATTAGCATTAAAAATTAGCAACTAAAATTAGTACTAATGAAAATAATCTACTAATTATTAGCTGTAGGGTTGTTAACTATTAGTTCTATTAGCAGGTTTGTAGTTGTTAATAGGTGCTAATAGTTTATATGTAGCTTCAACTCACTATCTAATCACCTATTAGCAGCTATTAGCAGGTGGATCCAAACACTCCTCTCTAAAAATTAGCTCGCTAAAAAATAACAGCTATTATGTAGCTAATTTTTAGTCCTAATGGACCTAAACATGCCCTGAGATGTGAATAATTATCTCCCCCTCAGGTTGCTTGCTCGTAGTTCAGCAATAAGCCTCTTCTACTTATATACTCTAGCTAGTACATAGTACTATTATACTAATCCTACTTATATAGCAAGTTAGGGCCGTTTGGTATGGCTCCAGGGCAGCTCCGACTCCGGCTGGCACACTGACACAGAACACTGTAGCAGTACTGTAGCTCGGAGCTGTTTTTCTCTCCCCACCTTTTTCCTCTCACTGTAGCACGTCTACTGTTCACGAAGCCGGTGAAGCTCGAATTTTTTGCTTTTCCCTGACACGCTACAGTGTATGAACAGTGCAGGAGCCGAAGCATCCCGGAGCGGTACCAAACGGGTTACTCGAGGCAGCTCCGGCTCCGTCTGACACCCTGACACGGagcactgtagcaacactgtagaTCGGAGCTATTTTCTCTTACAGCCTTTTTCTCTCACTGTAGCACGGCTACTGTTTACGGAGCCGGTGAAGCTCGAATTTCTGACTTCTCCGGCTCCGGTTCTGACACGCTACAGTGCATGAAACAGTGCAGGAGTCGATGCATCTCGGAGCGgtaccaaacggggcctaagtagAGACGGAACATTAAAACTGCAGCAACCGTGTGTATGTCCTTGTCTCGCGTACACGTGTGCGCTATAAAATACTGGAGTGCTATCTAGCAAGCTAGTATGCGTTAGTATTTGATTGCTAGACGTACCCTTCCACTGGATCATGATCATTAAGATCAACAATCTGAGTACTATGTAGTAGGTGCTTTTTACCTGACTAGCTAGCTTAGGTCGTCGATCACTGGCCTGGCCGTGTGCGTGCATGCAAAGCTTGAGGCAAACGTGATGCACGACGTATTACCAGCTGAACCTCAAATTGCAATTTGCAACGGAATAGGTAACTACTTTCTTCAATGCAAAGCCTGAAAGGTTCATCAGGCGGTGCCGCCTTACGTTATTACAACACCTCACTGTCTCCTTTCCCGAGTAAGAAAAGGACCTCCCCTGACCGGAGCATGCAGTTAAATACAGTGCTCCCTCCGTACGGTAATTCAAATCGTTTTTGGATAACGACACGATCtacaaagcataactttgacttcttatttttataaaaatatttattgaaaaacgatatatgtatatttttatgaaagtatttttcaagataaATCTATTTATATGGTTTTCACACCTCCAAACTCGACAACTTTAAAGTTATCCATGATTTATATTCTAAATGTTTGATCCAAACCTTGTCCAGAACGACTTGAATTACCGTCTACTACCGATAAAAAGATAGGCGCCGTGTGGTTCATGAACATTAATTGCATGTTCACCATCAACCATCCAAATCATGAACATCCATCTATTCGTATACCATGAACAATATGAATTTTCCGAAAATTCTATCGATGGTGTTCCTTTCACTTTTGCTTCATCATCATCAACCAAAGAGGATATTAACTTTCAAAAAAAACATGATAAAAATTAGAGCTTTGTTAGGGTGCTCGGGAAGAACCACCAGTTCCTTCCACGAGAATTATTTACGGCAGCTGTTAACTAAGAAAATTGATTAATTATACTTAAGGGCAGTTTAGTATTAACCCAATTTCACGAACGTGGCTCGCTGCTGCCTGCGTCGACGCACGATCTGGCTGCTCCCAGCGTCGCCGCCTCCCAAGTATATAGACACAACTCGGTCCGCTCGAGGTGCCGTCGCCAACGGGTTCTAGACGCGGCGGCGCTGATGAGTGCCGGACCGGTGAGCAGCGGTGGCGGGGGCCAGCGCACGGACGTGGGCATGGTGGGCCAACGAGCAGCTGGTGGCGCGACACTCGGGGGCTCGAGGCCGGTGCGCGCAGGCGCAGCGCGCAGCGCCGTACAAGGGCCGACGCGCCGCGGCGAGGCCACAGGACTGATGGCAAGCGAGGTCAAAAGGTCGAGCACTACATGCATCCATGGCGGCAGGTTGCTCGTCCCTCCAATCCTGGCTGTGGGCGCGAGCGAAGCATGCGTCGTCGGCAGACTCGTATGTCTAGGCTCGGCGGCAATGGAGGCAGCTCTACTGAGTCACCGGACGGTGTCTGCGCGTGGCACCAAGAGGACTGGAAAATGGTGCTCCCGCTAGGAAGAGGCGCCACATAGGTGGACGAATGCTGCGACGCCGCTGGCGGCTCGAACCCAGAGAAGATCCTGCTGGGCAGATCGGTGGAGCAGGACGGCTGCATCTGTTGTGGCTGCGACGCTGGCATAGGGAACCCGGAGAAGATGCCGCCGGCCGGCAGAGGCTGCAGCCTAGAAAACAACTGTTGCGCCTGCGGCTTGCTGCAACGGCGTCGGCGCGAACCCACAGAGTCCTCGCATGGTCAGAGGCGGCGCGGACGGGGAACAGAGCTCGAACAAGGAGACAAGGGCAGTAAAAGTACTATTCTACCCTTTAAATTTATTTTGAAAATAATTCCTAACTCATATATTTCAGGTTACTAGCCCACGTATTTTGAGTTCTGGCCCACAACTTAAGTTCCTTCACATTGATTCTTCTTATTTTGTAGCCATCGAATCTATCCGGAACCAATACATTCCTCATCTTCATTAATAATTTAACAGAAACGCAATAGTTTAAAGATAGTTCgtaactagaaaagaacacaaatttaagggtctgtttggtttccTCCTTGTCGGAGTTGCCTAGCCTAAGATGTCCAATATCATGTTCGTTTAAACTTATCAGttgacttatcagctagaatcgatggtatttttctctcacaacaaattagtttcagccgactttaatatatttcataattaatttattataaaaatatattttataattaatctaatgatattaatttgagactataaatatttataatttcttatttataattgatcaaacttaaTGTACTAAAATAAGACACGGTTttagaattgttttttttttagaCGGAGGTGGTACTATACTACTCCTTTCGTCTCCCTTTGATGGTGATGGCCTACTCCTACTTGTACTTTGTTCAATTTTCTTTGCCTCACCCGCCTTGTCGTTTCCTGCCTTCCTCGTCTTCTCCATCTCAAGTGGGAGGTGACAGAACTGTTGTGATGGAAGTCTGACGCAAGTAAAACAAACTAAAGCAACTTTAGTCTGTAGTACTACATTTTTCTCGAGATTTTTCAAATATGATTGTTAGCAATGAAAGAACTATGATCTATATATAAACATAAACAAAGATGAAAGATAACGGGTCTGCTCGGCTGCTCGTTGCGGCCCTAGCTTTCAGAAAGAACTAtgatctatatataaatataaacataAACAAAGATGAAAGATAACGGGTCTGCTCGGCTGCTCGTTGCGGCCCCAGCTTTCAGCCATCCAACAACTGCACTGtcgcaaccaaaaaaaaaaactgcactGTCTCAACAAAAACGCAACAGCAGCTGGAACAAGCAGCTGAACAGACCTGGAAGCAGCTGGAACAGCAGCTGAAATATATTTTTTGCCTGGAAGACCATGAACCAAACACACTCGATGACCTGAATCTACTAGACCCCATCATGTACTGAATGGCCATCTGATTCAGATGACACGACGGTCAAAGGCCAAATGCAGACCCAAGTAAGAGTCAGTGGGGATCGATCCTGACCGCGTTAGTGGTGCCAATTCTAGGATCGATTTTCATCTCGTCACCCACTACTTGACAATAAAGACTAGTGGGGCCAAATGGGCAAAGGCAAAACTTACTGTTTGAGCCAAAATAATACACATTAAAAGTTAAAACCATGGATCTTCAAAGCCTGTTGAAGCACCACAGTGCTCAGTTACCACGTTGGACTGGAGCAACTAACCCAAAGCATCCACGTGGCCGACGCGGGGTACTAAAATATTCCTTGCCTCGACGCCCAAACCCGCGCCGCTGCTCCTCCCCGGCCCCGCGCGCAGGCATAAAAGCCCGACCAACCGACCGACCCCAGCTCACCCCAaccagccaccaccaccaccaccacggcacCAGCAGTCACCAGAGGCCGGCCCCGATGCCCACCTCACCGTCGCGCCCCACGCCGCCGCCCTCCGCCGTAGCCACGCCTCGCCGCAGCCGGCGCCTCCTCCAGGCAGGGAAACCCAACCACCACCACTCGCCGTCGCCGTCCCTGCTGCAGGCGCCGACCTCCCCGTTCTCCTTCTTCCCGCCGACGTCGCCGTCGCCGTTCCACCGGTTCCTCCCCTCCCCGCTTCGCGCCTCCGCCGTGCCCTTCTCGTGGGAGCACCGCCCGGGCATCCCCAAGACGCCCGCCCGGAACCGCTCCAACTCCAAGGGCAACAACAGCAAGGCGCTCCCGCTCCCGCCGTCGCTGCTCGCCCGCTCCTGCGCCGGCGGCTCCGACCCCTACGCCTCCGTCGTCCCGGCCGAGTACGCCGCCGCCATGGACCCGCCGTCGAACCGCTGGAGGGTGCGTGTGCGCCGGACCCGGCGCCGGTCGCCCAGCAGGCTCGGCGACGCCCTCGCCGAGTGGCTGTCCATGCTCAGCCTCTACCGCTCCTGCAAGCGAGCCGCCGCCTGCTTCGCCGCAAAGGCCAAGTCGCCGGCGGCCTGAGCGACTGAGGCCCGAGAGATAAGTCGTTGCCCGCAATCTGCTGCAACTTCTAGTTCTCAGGCTGTCTTTATTTCGCGAAATGAAAAATTTTCGACGTCAGATCGGATGTTTCGGGACGTTGAAAGGGGTTTTCGTAtagtaataaaaaaactaattacatagctggtctggaaactgcgagacgaatttattaaggcgAATTAATTCATCGTTAGCGCAtgttagtactgtagcacttatagttaatcatggactaattagtcttaaaattttcgtctcgcgattttcaactaaactgtgcaattaattttttttatctatatttaatactcgccGCAAGATTCAATATAATattttagggtgaaaattttcaggaactaaaccaggcctctgTCTCATCTCTGATCTCTCCCACTCCCAGCTCCCGTGTGTGTGCTGTGTTGATAGCAATATTGGTGTGCGTGATGCCGTTTGCATTTTGTGCGACGATAATTCACTGTAAATTACTCGAATTACTAGTATAAGTATTACAGTAAATAGGAGTATATGATTCCATttgatatatatacatgttgtatTTAGAGTTGCCAATAATTCGTGAGGCGCCGCCGTACCATTAATTTCAGGCGGTCAATGAAATTGTTTTGGTGCTGCTGGTGGTGTAAGCATTCATCATTAATTATTGGGTTTACGTTCAAAGTTCACTGGGAACTTTAAGCTTGTGGTTGAATTGAGCTGGGTGGCCACTGCTGACATCAAAAGTCGAAGCGTGTGATCCTGAAAAGCTGATGATGGTGAAAATATGAAGGTGTGTAAGCATGACATACGTTGTATGGTCTTTTTGACATGGATATGtgtatagtatatatatatcgcCTCAAATATGCTACTTTGACCAATATTTTTTAAGCAGCGCGCCTTCGAAGAAATACAGATTATTTTTTGGCATATGTAAGAAATACTACGTACAGGCAACATGACTTAATTATGTACTCCTATTTTTTTTAAAGGATTTCTCTGCCCAATAGGCCAATACCCAGCTATTGGCTTCTACTCTAGCTACGCCTAAATTTTGGTAACAATATGTAACCTTATTTTAGATACAAGAAGGTCCTTTATAGGTGTCAAGTATCGGGAATAAATGTGTTGTAAATTTTTTTTCTGTTTGCACCAACTGTTCTAGAAACTAGACCAGAAAATAATTGCAAATATAATTAACTGTAAAATATAttataaaattattaaaactagcaTATTGGTTAGGTTACTTGTGATGAAATCTATCCACCAGGGATGAGTGGGATGTATGTAAATGAATATATAGCTAGTAGAGAGAGCTATATAGGGTTGTAGGttgttttttttaagaaaatagtatCACTTTTTTATGCTGATAGTTAAAATTTGTGACATTATTATTATTCTATAAAATTATTGTTCATGACCAATGTCCAATAAAAATATACTATCATCATAGTTCTAGTTCCTTTTTAAACAAAAAAATAGTCAAGTTCAACGATTGCGCTCTAGCTCTTTAATCCATGATAAGTACTTCCTCCGTTTTAAATTGTAAGTTGGTTTGAGAACCGAACTGGGTTCGGTTGGCTAGCTGAGCCAGGTGTGCTCGCTGCCGGCATGAGTTCGAATCCTGGATTCGACTCATGTCTCTCACCGGGATTTATTCCAAAAAAATTCTACAGCCTCTATCGCGTGGAACTACAAAGGGATTGCGACGCGCCCGTCGCCTACGGAGCCGTGGATGATTCCGGTGATCTCAAGGACGCGGTCTTCCTTTCTGCGTGTAGTTGTAGATCTGATTGTGTACGCGTGGTGTGTGTAgggtgtgtgtggtgtgtgttcgTACATGAACAAATTCTACAGCTGTACCCAGAGTAGAGgctcaaaaaaaaattataagttggtttagtttttctagatatatatgtTTTCAATATGTGTCTAGACATAATGTACATATAGATTCGTAGTAAAAACTATGTATTGAAAAGTCAGcgtaacttataatttgggacgaagGGAGCAGTAAACTGCAGACGGAGGGATCGGAGCCCTTGGTAATGCTGCTATATATTACATCTGCTGCCTGGTTATACGCAAAACAAGTGCATGTTTTCCTTAGAGAAAGCACTACTAGTTACATCACGCAATGCAAGCGCCGGAAGCGACAACAAGGAAACGATCGAATTTCTGTGACAAGAGATGTGTGTGCATATAGATAGATCCAGCTTTGTGTTAACCGACAGCTTGGTGCTGCGACATGCACAAAGCATGCAGCCACCAAATCACGCAGTATTATATTCATATGTGGTTGTCAGGACGAGCAAGCTAGTCGTCCACTGGCATGGGTAGATAAACGTGCCACAACTATTCAAGGGGTGGTGATTTCACTTTTTTTGTCTTTCTGCACAGATTTCTGTTACATTTCAAATTTATATGAATATAGGACTTTTCATCATCGATCTATTCATATTtttgttaattttttttataCATTTAGAAGGTCCTTTTTTTTCTCCAAATGGGAGCACTGGATAAGCTGGACGTACGGGACTGTCGTGGGGTAAATGTCCTGACGCCTGCACCCGGTGTTAGCGTGTTTCCGGTGTTAGCGTGTTTCCTACAGATACAGAACTAGAAAGCAGCGCGGCCTTGCCGCGCGGTCCATGGTGCTTGCATCACGAAACTAATAATTATACTATAATTAGTATTACTTAGCTTATGTGGAGAATAAATAGCAATAGTACAATATAATTATACAGATCAGTGGAGTTAATGTTGATCGTTGCCATTGCAGAGGATAATAGCTAGAGTCTCTTTTTTTCTTCGATTAAGAACTATGCACGACACACCCATCATTGTGAAATTAAGAATTGTATATATAGGATCGTGAAGCCGGTAGAATCACTCAATTGTTTTATTTTATGTGTGTTATGCGTAAGCtagcataaaaatttcatagcaatttgaataaagaaactaactctattattttttttagaaaactctTGAGAAATATAGATCCACATTAATAGCAAAAAATTACACTAAAACATGTGATGTTATGTGTTTACAGTGCAGTGCTAGTTGTGTAGAGTTCAACAAgcttggtttggcatttttaaaattttatttgttttattatGTTATTTACAAAATTTTAATCGTTTTAGATAAATAACAAATTCGCAGGAAAATAGAACAACATCGTCGGACCGAATTCGGCCCAGTAAGGCCCAGGTTCGGCGGGAAACAGGCCCGAGCGGGAGCCAAGCCGGCCCATTCAAAAGGCCTAGATTGCGGGTTGATTTCGGTAAAGTTTGAGggcttttttgcaaaaaaaaacctGAGAGGAGGTCTGGACTGCGAGTTGATTCGATTAAAGTTCgagagttttttttttgcaaaaacacCACACCTCGCACGCTCTGGGCATCCACGCGCCCGATCCGACGGCCGGGAACGGCTGACGACGTGGCCACGCTCGCCGGTCAACTTTTGGGTGCAGGTTTCATGTGTAAAGATGGCGGCGCGTCACGTACAGTACTTTGGTGTGCTTCAGTCCTTGTCACTGGGATCACACCGATCACGCGTGATCACGGTGTATTGGTATTAATTACACCCCCAGTGTCATGTCACTCCGATACTCCTATGTCCTATGCTCCTTAATTAGCTCCTGTTAAGCTTACGCTACAACACAATCATTATCAATTTTATTTCAACAGACGGTTTTCAAAACCGCTACTACGTTATTGattatataaataaaatatttatagTGATGGTTTTAAAACCATTCCCACAAGTTAAGAAAGTAAAAAATATATATTGTTTTCCCCAAGCAATTCCATCTTGAGGATTCAAACTCAGACCTCTTAATAACTCACATGAGGTCTCCTACTAACACATCACATGTATGCCTATGACCAAGTATAGGATGCTATCCTTTTGTATTAGTTTTATAAATCTTATATTCAACATTTCAGTTCATAAATGATTTTAAAAAAGAAAAttaaactataaagttttatatcttatgaagtactacaactttattatAGGCGGGTTTCCATCCAAGGTTGTTTCAAAatattgaaaatttgaatttgaaattcTAAGAACTTAAAGTATATATTTAGGTCCCTAAACGATCTTAAATAAAAAagctatcaactacaaagttttagattttGACTTTGTTTGAATAAATCATGAAGTTACTTGCTCGGTAACTATTTCCAAAGACGGTTAACTAAGTCATCCGTCCTAAGAAATCCAATTTTTTGTTAGTTGTTACTCACTATACCACAACCCAGATTTAGCGTCGCCCGATGGGTCGTTATATGCCGTTTCAGCAATCTACAGTCGGTCGTTATAAACCTATAGCGACCCTTATATCTGCCGTTGATTTTGGCGTCGTTAAAAACTTTTAACGACCGGCCGACTTTTAACGACCAACCATCTAACGTTATGTAAAAGATATAACGACAGATATTCTGACGCCTTTTATAAACTTATAACGACATACTGTCTGATGATATATATTTATAGCGATCAACTGTCCAACGCTATGCATACAAAAAATTAACATATAATATCATGTATTGTTTATATGTTaaccattgaaaggtccttgtttggttttggtaattgagtgacaacctagatggactaatatgtgtttgtatgagatacacaggtgattagttcacaggtatatgtgtgtgagcaatacatgctatggaggtgaaatggtttggttttgttgcaaagctcacacatgtgacgaaggagctcattgcatatgagacatgacatcgagtcatgtgactaaggtggagaagatcaagacaagacttggcttgatggaccggttgcaagtgtgaagtgCAAGTTGAGCAAGActaggcgccgatggacgaaggcaacggtgaagagcaagtgaggtcaagatcgatggacCAATAAAGTCACGTGATGATCTGAattggatcatatcatttattgatcgtgttggtgcatgtgttgcatcgatattggaggagatggaatagaatacgcaaggcaaaggtataacctatagggcatttcatttcaccggtcctAGGTGTGtaaagaagtttatgaccgggtttagaatagatagccatactataaagaggggaaatattttagttgcaatggttatctagtgccactaagtgtgagtTTCATTTGCATATGCATTACGCTTAGTGACGTGGTGAGATGCATGAGAAAAGCCTAGGAAAAttctttgtgaaaatgctaactcaaGTGCTAATTTTTGTTTAGTACCTTGGAGGAGTTAGTGCCTTGAGAAAGGGTGAAAAGGAGAAGTTTGTGACTGCTGCTGGAATTTCTTGCTCACTGGGCTTATTATTTCAGGCAGAGGTCCTCTGTTGGTTGGCTGAAATTAACTGGAATTATATCCTGTCCGAGCTAGAATTTCTAGTGAGGAAGGAACACCTGGTCCGTGGAGCATGCGCTCGAGAAATTCCAAGCCACCGCCTAGAATTTCTAGTGCGGAAGTCCTCCCAAGCTGACCATTGGAGAAAGAGTCGTTGGGGGCGTTTGGGCTGCTCCCACACTTGAATTTCTAGGCCGCGTCGTCTGGAATTTCCAGTGTGGGTCTGAGAGCTGAGGGAGGCTGTGTGTGAGGGGATAAGGATGCCTCccctcctctcttcttcctccttgagCTCATTCCCCATTGTTGCATCCA encodes:
- the LOC136473910 gene encoding uncharacterized protein, translated to MPTSPSRPTPPPSAVATPRRSRRLLQAGKPNHHHSPSPSLLQAPTSPFSFFPPTSPSPFHRFLPSPLRASAVPFSWEHRPGIPKTPARNRSNSKGNNSKALPLPPSLLARSCAGGSDPYASVVPAEYAAAMDPPSNRWRVRVRRTRRRSPSRLGDALAEWLSMLSLYRSCKRAAACFAAKAKSPAA